Proteins encoded together in one Marinobacter salsuginis window:
- a CDS encoding CopG family transcriptional regulator, with the protein MEKRTARLTLLIDPEKKAAFEELCKQEDVTPSQRVRQFIREYVEERLGPDWREEREKRS; encoded by the coding sequence ATGGAAAAACGCACTGCCCGTCTGACGTTACTGATCGACCCGGAAAAAAAGGCCGCCTTTGAAGAACTGTGCAAGCAGGAAGACGTAACCCCTTCCCAGAGGGTGCGCCAATTCATCCGGGAATACGTGGAAGAAAGGCTGGGCCCCGACTGGCGAGAAGAACGCGAAAAAAGATCCTGA
- a CDS encoding ChaN family lipoprotein gives MNVFAPALLIATLSALNGCTAMPSSKDPDAVLTAPQTQYDARIIQPENNTVLTHEQLAQKLIDTDVVIVGEYHGHHGSHLLQSRLQTTLFQQRPEQILSMEQFNLDRQGQLNRYLKGETGETEMIEDADAWDNYRASYRPLVEFARRHNLPVIAANAPADVVRCVGRKGPEYLEGVSDSLKQKLPSAPFMDTPAYREKFMAAIGASHQADDTMSERMEKTYKAQLLRDNTMAARILQARAEHPGHQVLHLTGTFHSEDGLGTVALLKQRAPELSVAVISPVFWPSDINQPPLDSNRPKGDFVYFIQPLPEEFRDAEREREAMRARFSRSTDRSCD, from the coding sequence ATGAACGTTTTTGCGCCAGCCCTGCTCATTGCCACACTGTCCGCCCTGAACGGATGTACTGCCATGCCTTCATCAAAAGACCCTGATGCGGTTCTGACAGCACCACAGACCCAGTACGATGCCCGCATCATTCAGCCTGAAAACAACACCGTTCTGACGCATGAACAGCTGGCGCAGAAGCTGATCGACACAGATGTGGTCATTGTTGGCGAATACCATGGGCACCACGGCTCACATCTTCTTCAATCCCGGCTTCAGACCACCCTGTTCCAGCAACGGCCAGAGCAGATTCTCAGCATGGAACAGTTCAACCTGGACCGTCAGGGCCAGCTGAACCGCTACCTGAAGGGAGAGACCGGCGAAACCGAAATGATTGAGGATGCCGATGCCTGGGATAACTACCGGGCCTCCTACCGGCCACTGGTGGAATTTGCCCGCCGGCATAATCTGCCGGTGATCGCGGCGAATGCGCCGGCAGACGTCGTGCGCTGTGTCGGCCGGAAAGGTCCGGAATACCTCGAGGGTGTCTCGGACAGCCTGAAACAGAAGTTGCCCTCCGCCCCCTTCATGGACACCCCGGCCTACCGGGAAAAGTTCATGGCAGCCATTGGTGCGAGCCATCAGGCAGACGACACCATGAGCGAGCGCATGGAAAAAACCTACAAGGCTCAGCTACTTCGCGACAACACCATGGCTGCCCGCATTCTGCAGGCCCGGGCAGAGCATCCGGGGCACCAGGTGCTGCACCTGACCGGCACGTTTCACAGTGAAGACGGCCTGGGAACCGTGGCGCTGTTGAAGCAACGTGCGCCGGAGCTGTCTGTCGCAGTAATCAGTCCGGTGTTCTGGCCATCGGACATCAACCAACCACCACTGGACAGCAATCGCCCGAAAGGTGACTTCGTTTACTTTATCCAGCCCCTGCCCGAGGAATTCCGGGATGCCGAGCGGGAACGCGAAGCCATGAGGGCCCGTTTCAGCCGATCAACCGACAGGTCCTGTGACTAA
- a CDS encoding macro domain-containing protein, translating to MTAVKVECVKGNIAAQPDIDVIVNAANAELLPGSGVAGAIHGAAGPGLAEECRTLAPISPGEAVISSAHNLPNGHVIHCLGPVYGVDEPSDRLLADCFRNALRLADQRDLSSIAFPAISTGVFGYPLRDAAAVAMKTVADTLADLNSVRLVRFVLFSDQDLSIFDEALKLEPDLSGR from the coding sequence ATGACGGCTGTGAAAGTTGAGTGCGTCAAAGGCAATATTGCCGCACAACCGGATATCGATGTCATCGTGAATGCGGCCAATGCCGAACTTCTGCCCGGCAGTGGTGTGGCCGGTGCCATTCACGGTGCCGCAGGCCCCGGTCTGGCAGAGGAGTGCCGGACTTTGGCGCCCATCAGTCCTGGCGAGGCGGTGATCAGCTCCGCCCACAACCTGCCTAACGGGCATGTCATCCATTGCCTGGGCCCGGTTTATGGGGTGGATGAGCCGTCAGACCGTCTGCTGGCGGACTGTTTCCGGAACGCGCTGCGCCTGGCGGACCAGCGCGACCTGTCGTCCATTGCCTTTCCCGCCATTTCTACCGGGGTTTTCGGTTATCCGTTGAGAGACGCAGCGGCTGTGGCCATGAAAACGGTCGCCGACACCCTGGCAGATCTCAACTCTGTTCGCCTGGTCCGGTTTGTTCTTTTCAGCGATCAGGATCTTTCCATATTCGATGAGGCCCTCAAGCTGGAACCGGACCTTTCCGGTAGGTAG
- a CDS encoding SIMPL domain-containing protein has protein sequence MKLLASLILGISAIISAALISDGLTDLKTGDRYVTVKGVAERQVTADLALWPIRFVATGASLSEAQDKARSSRDAIIAFLKLQAIDQDAVELQRLDVTDTRANPYQANNGEQKFIISQTLMVRSTDIARIRQAAQGVSELVDSGVVLSSDYGPSGPTYLFNGLNDIKPEMIAEATASAREAAAQFAQDAKAELGGLRRANQGVFQILARDQAPGIMEGQQPVKTVRVVSTVEYYLR, from the coding sequence ATGAAGCTTCTTGCCTCGCTGATTCTCGGCATCAGCGCCATCATCTCCGCCGCCCTGATCAGTGACGGCCTGACTGACCTGAAAACCGGCGACCGCTATGTCACCGTCAAGGGTGTGGCTGAACGGCAAGTAACTGCAGATCTTGCCTTGTGGCCCATTCGCTTTGTTGCAACAGGGGCGTCGCTGAGTGAGGCCCAGGACAAGGCCAGAAGCAGCCGGGATGCAATCATTGCCTTCCTGAAACTGCAGGCCATTGACCAGGATGCGGTCGAACTCCAGCGCCTGGATGTCACCGATACCCGGGCCAACCCCTACCAGGCCAATAACGGCGAGCAGAAATTCATCATCAGCCAGACCCTGATGGTCCGTAGCACCGATATCGCCCGGATCCGCCAGGCCGCACAGGGGGTCAGTGAACTGGTGGACTCGGGAGTGGTGCTCTCTTCGGACTACGGCCCATCGGGGCCTACCTATCTGTTTAACGGACTCAACGATATCAAGCCCGAGATGATCGCCGAAGCCACGGCATCAGCGCGGGAAGCGGCAGCCCAGTTTGCCCAGGATGCCAAGGCGGAACTCGGGGGTCTGCGACGCGCCAATCAGGGTGTGTTCCAGATTCTGGCCCGGGATCAGGCACCGGGCATCATGGAAGGACAGCAACCCGTCAAAACCGTTCGCGTGGTCTCGACCGTTGAATATTACCTTCGCTAG
- a CDS encoding beta-N-acetylglucosaminidase domain-containing protein produces the protein MTTTLGIIEGFYGPMWTWQERRHLVRTLAPHGYGFYLYAPKADAFLRRKWQQPHPPAMASELAEFSRFCRHEGVRFGIGLSPFEIFNRFDDEVRTALAHKLALLERIGIDELAILFDDMRSDTPDLAGTQADIVHWVREHTAINFLSVCPSYYSDDPVLDRVFGERPADYLETLGRKLDHSVNIFWTGEEVCSREVSPGHLKRIGDLLGRKPVLWDNYPVNDGDRMSQHLHLRAFTGRPAANAAHLAAHGINPALQPTLTAVPAITLAESYRLGPSYQYGQAFRHAAREVLGRELAAQLQADLLVLQDAGLGRISAEKRQSLQHTYDAFDHPAANEVLRWLAGEYQVTDEMVATQ, from the coding sequence ATGACAACGACATTAGGCATCATTGAAGGATTCTACGGCCCCATGTGGACCTGGCAGGAACGTCGACACCTGGTCCGTACCCTGGCCCCCCACGGTTACGGGTTTTATCTCTATGCTCCCAAGGCCGATGCCTTCCTCCGGCGAAAATGGCAGCAGCCACACCCGCCAGCTATGGCCTCGGAGCTGGCCGAATTTTCCCGTTTCTGTCGTCACGAGGGGGTGCGCTTCGGCATAGGGCTGAGCCCGTTCGAGATATTCAACCGGTTCGACGACGAGGTCCGCACGGCGTTGGCACACAAGCTCGCGCTGCTGGAGCGTATCGGCATTGACGAACTGGCGATCCTGTTTGACGACATGCGTTCCGATACCCCGGACCTTGCCGGTACTCAGGCTGACATAGTGCACTGGGTTCGTGAGCACACAGCCATCAACTTTCTGAGCGTCTGTCCCAGTTACTATTCTGACGACCCCGTACTGGATCGGGTGTTTGGAGAGCGTCCGGCAGATTATCTGGAGACTCTCGGGCGCAAACTGGACCATTCGGTGAATATCTTCTGGACCGGGGAGGAGGTGTGCTCTAGGGAAGTATCGCCCGGGCACCTGAAGCGGATCGGGGACCTGCTCGGGCGCAAGCCAGTACTCTGGGACAATTACCCGGTCAATGACGGTGACCGGATGTCGCAGCATCTGCACTTGCGCGCGTTCACCGGGCGACCGGCGGCCAATGCCGCGCATCTGGCAGCCCACGGGATCAATCCGGCACTGCAGCCGACGTTAACGGCAGTTCCGGCCATCACGCTGGCAGAATCCTATCGCCTGGGACCCTCCTATCAATACGGCCAGGCGTTCCGCCACGCGGCCCGGGAAGTGCTGGGCCGGGAGTTGGCGGCGCAGCTGCAGGCGGATTTGCTGGTACTGCAGGACGCCGGCCTGGGCCGGATCAGTGCTGAAAAGCGGCAGAGTCTGCAGCACACCTACGATGCCTTCGACCACCCTGCAGCCAACGAGGTTCTGCGCTGGCTGGCGGGTGAATATCAGGTTACCGATGAGATGGTGGCTACCCAGTAA
- a CDS encoding ATPase gives MEITTFEDLIDWTRQLHAHLSRSLHESAKLNNDEKASALLDYLSRHESLLEKAVREFENQAEPKAMSTRLYDYLNNQHKPIGPSADSYTHYASMSFEDIAREVFQFHDQVMDLYDSLIGKAEIPEAKSLLEDLLALEEHEAMRLASQIGRMQDL, from the coding sequence ATGGAGATAACAACTTTCGAGGACCTGATTGACTGGACACGTCAGCTACACGCGCATCTGTCCCGTAGCCTTCATGAATCGGCCAAACTGAACAATGACGAGAAAGCCTCCGCGTTGCTCGATTACCTGTCGCGCCATGAGTCGCTGCTGGAGAAAGCCGTGCGTGAATTCGAGAACCAGGCCGAACCCAAGGCCATGAGCACACGCCTCTACGATTACCTGAACAACCAGCACAAGCCGATTGGGCCCAGCGCCGACTCCTACACCCATTATGCGTCCATGTCGTTCGAGGACATCGCCCGGGAGGTCTTCCAGTTTCACGACCAGGTCATGGACCTCTACGATTCACTGATCGGCAAGGCGGAAATCCCCGAAGCCAAGTCGCTGCTGGAAGACCTCCTGGCGCTGGAAGAACACGAGGCGATGCGTCTCGCCAGCCAGATTGGCAGGATGCAAGACCTCTGA
- a CDS encoding TRAP transporter substrate-binding protein has translation MKIRSVLSAAVLAVATTFASSQALAQDTFTLRLAETWGPNFPIFGDTTKRFAENVEKMSDGRLKIRIDSANKHKAPLGVFDMVKAGQYDMGHSASYYWKGKVPETLFFTSMPFGMNAMEQYAWFYHGGGMELMQEVYEPHNMLSFPGGNTGVQMGGWFREEINSLEDLQGLKMRIPGFAGEVFAEVGVNPTNIAPGELYTALERNTIDAVEWVGPALDLRLGFQQIADYYYTGWHEPATELQFLVNKRVWDKLPADLQEIMRVAMRTASYDMLVHSQHANAEAWANIREEYPNVQIKRFPDEIFDAMYEANNKLLKEAAAESDMAAKIIDSQENYLEQSRAYTNISERAYLNTMAEVE, from the coding sequence ATGAAGATCCGTTCTGTTCTTTCCGCGGCTGTGCTGGCTGTGGCAACTACCTTTGCCTCCTCGCAGGCGCTCGCCCAAGACACATTCACCCTTCGCCTTGCGGAAACCTGGGGACCAAACTTTCCGATTTTCGGTGACACCACCAAGCGCTTCGCCGAGAACGTCGAGAAAATGTCCGACGGACGCCTGAAAATCCGCATCGACTCTGCCAATAAGCACAAGGCCCCGCTGGGCGTGTTTGACATGGTCAAGGCCGGACAATACGACATGGGCCACTCTGCTTCCTACTACTGGAAAGGCAAGGTTCCCGAGACCCTGTTCTTCACCAGCATGCCGTTTGGCATGAATGCGATGGAACAATATGCGTGGTTCTACCACGGTGGCGGCATGGAGCTGATGCAGGAAGTCTACGAGCCCCACAACATGCTGTCCTTCCCGGGCGGTAACACCGGCGTTCAGATGGGCGGTTGGTTCCGCGAGGAAATCAACTCTCTGGAAGACCTTCAGGGTCTGAAAATGCGCATCCCCGGTTTCGCCGGTGAGGTATTCGCGGAAGTCGGCGTTAACCCGACCAATATCGCTCCCGGCGAGCTTTACACCGCTCTGGAACGCAACACCATCGATGCCGTTGAGTGGGTAGGCCCGGCACTGGATCTCCGTCTTGGCTTCCAGCAGATTGCCGACTACTACTACACCGGTTGGCACGAGCCGGCCACCGAGCTGCAGTTCCTGGTGAACAAGCGCGTCTGGGACAAGCTCCCGGCTGACCTGCAGGAAATCATGCGTGTTGCCATGCGCACCGCTTCCTACGACATGCTGGTTCATTCCCAGCACGCCAACGCCGAAGCCTGGGCCAACATTCGCGAGGAATATCCGAATGTCCAGATCAAACGTTTTCCGGACGAAATCTTTGATGCCATGTATGAAGCCAACAACAAGCTGCTGAAAGAAGCCGCTGCTGAGAGCGACATGGCTGCCAAGATTATCGACTCCCAGGAGAACTACCTTGAGCAGAGCCGCGCTTATACCAACATTTCCGAGCGCGCTTACCTCAACACCATGGCCGAAGTCGAGTAA
- a CDS encoding TRAP transporter small permease subunit, whose amino-acid sequence MRWIIKLDEGLSRLSTFCGWVACVAMILMAANVFYDVVARYAFNNVSIGMQEMEWHLYSVVFLLGIPYALRTDGHVRVDVFYTRWNNKAKAWVNLVGAFIFVIPFAYLIGVYGYDFAVDSYNMGEGSGDPGGLPHRWIIKSVIPISAVFIGIAGLNMATYAIRVMSGEKEYEGEHSAGGLA is encoded by the coding sequence ATGCGGTGGATTATCAAACTGGACGAGGGGCTTTCGCGCTTGTCCACATTCTGTGGCTGGGTTGCCTGTGTCGCGATGATACTGATGGCAGCCAACGTCTTTTACGACGTCGTGGCCCGCTACGCTTTCAACAACGTTTCAATCGGCATGCAGGAAATGGAGTGGCACCTCTATTCGGTGGTGTTCCTGCTGGGTATTCCCTACGCATTGCGCACGGATGGTCATGTTCGGGTCGACGTTTTCTACACTCGCTGGAACAACAAGGCCAAGGCCTGGGTAAATCTGGTGGGTGCATTCATTTTCGTTATTCCCTTTGCCTACCTGATCGGCGTCTATGGTTACGATTTTGCCGTGGACTCCTACAACATGGGTGAAGGCAGTGGCGACCCCGGCGGTCTGCCCCACCGCTGGATCATTAAGTCCGTCATCCCTATCAGCGCAGTCTTCATCGGCATTGCAGGCCTGAATATGGCCACCTATGCGATACGGGTTATGTCGGGCGAGAAAGAATACGAAGGTGAGCATAGCGCAGGAGGCCTCGCATGA